A segment of the Aromatoleum aromaticum EbN1 genome:
GCGACACCATACCAGCCGCCGCCGAGCGGCCACTGCCCGGAAAGGTCGAGGTCCTCCAGCACCTCGCGCGAATAACGGTAACCGAGATTGAGCGCCTTCGCGAATTCCGGCTGATAGCGCACGGCGAAGTTGAAGCGCTCCGTCAACTGCTCGCGCGGGTTGTACTGCCACGCCGAATCGATCGACGAGCTCGTCGTGACCCGCCCGCTGAACGCCGCGAGCATGTCGGCACGGCGCTCGCCGCGGCGCGGTTCGCCCGGCAGCGCGACGCGCTGTTCGTCGAAGTAGTAGCGCTGGCCGATGGTTGCGCGCATGCGCTCGGCCCCGGTTCCCGGATCGATCAGGCGCGACGTCACGGCCGCAGTGACCTGGTTCGCGTCGGCGATGCGGTCGCCGCCGGCATAGAGGTTTTCGGAGAAGATCTGCGCGAAGCCGAAGTCGAAACGGGCCGTGTCGAAAACCGGGATGTCGTCCTGATTGCGGTACGGCGTGCGCACGTAGTAGATCCGCGGCTCCAGCGTCTGGAGATACTCGCGGGCGAACAGCGTCGTGTCGCGCTCGAAGTTGAGCCCGCTGTCGAGCGTGAAGATCGGCAGCGACCGCGTGATCGAGTCGCTCTCGCCGGAGAGGTCGCGGTCGAGCGCGTATTGCGTGTGATGCACGCCGATTTTCGGCGTCACGTAGTAGCCCGGCCGCTCGAACGGCAATGACAGCTGCGGATACAGCGTGAAGCGGCTGCCTTCCGGCTTGCGGCTATCAGTGTGTTCGAACTGCACGTATTCGCCGCGAAAGCCGAAGACGGTCCCCGCCGCCATGTCTTGCCGGTTCGCGTTCAGCAACAGCTGCGGCAGGCGCCGGTAAGGGTCTTCGCCGGACAGCGTCTGGTAGCTTTGCACCAGCGCCGACGCGCTCCACCAGTCGCTCGCGACATAGCTGAGCCGGCCTTCGCGCAGCAGGTTGACCTGCGACGCGACCGACAGGCGCGAGCTGAGGTCTTCGAAATACTGGTCGTCGGAGACGGCGTTCAGGTCGAGCGAACCGTACAGGTTCGGCGTGATCTGCTGCTGGTGCTGCACCGATCCGAGCGCACGCTCCTCGCCGGTGACGGCATCGCGCGGCAGCCACTCGACACGCGACTCGCCGCGATAGCCCGGCGTCAGGTAACGGAACTCACCCCCGAGCTGCACGCCGCGTCGCCCCATGAAGCGTGGCGCGAACGTCGCGTCGTAGTTCGGCGCAAGGTTCCAGTAATAGGGCACGGAGATATCGACGCCGGCCTTGTTCGAGACGCCGACCGTCGGCGAGAGGAAACCGGACTGGCGCTGGGCGACGAGCGGAAATTCCGCCCACGGCCACCAGAAGATCGGCACGTCCTGGAAGATCACCGAGCCGCCGCGCACGACGCCGACTTCACGGTCGTAGTCGAGCTCGAGGTCGCGCGCCTTGATGTACCAGTCCGGGTCGTCGGCCTGGCAGGTCGACCACGTGGCGTTCTCCAGGCGATACTGGTTCTCGCCTTCGAAGTGCATCACGTCGGCATGCCCGCTGCCGGAGATCTCGCGCACCGGCTCGCCAGGCGCCGGATCGGAGCGGCGACTGAAACGGTATTGCGGCGCTTCGAATTCGCCGACCTGCTCGGCGATCTTCAGATTGGCACGCGGCCCCTCGACCCGGTCCGTACCCTGCGCCACCAGCACGTTGCCTTCGGCCCGCGCCTCGTCGGTCAGCTCGCTGTAGGTCAGCCGGTCGGCGGACAGCAGTATTCCGTCGCGGCGCAGCTCGGCATTGCCTTCGGCGACCAGTTCGACTGCTCGCGTTCCGCTGATCTGCTGCGCGCGGATCTCGGTCGCTCCTGCAGCGATCGGCCCGCTTTCCGCAGGCGCAGCGCCGGCAGCCGGTTCGGCGGGAGTCCCGACCGGTGGCAGCGCCACAG
Coding sequences within it:
- a CDS encoding LPS-assembly protein LptD, producing MCCFSGAAVAAGLPPLVVSPDLVKSRPERPAGQAPAQSPDAPEVQAQPSAPARSLPTPESPPPAVALPPVGTPAEPAAGAAPAESGPIAAGATEIRAQQISGTRAVELVAEGNAELRRDGILLSADRLTYSELTDEARAEGNVLVAQGTDRVEGPRANLKIAEQVGEFEAPQYRFSRRSDPAPGEPVREISGSGHADVMHFEGENQYRLENATWSTCQADDPDWYIKARDLELDYDREVGVVRGGSVIFQDVPIFWWPWAEFPLVAQRQSGFLSPTVGVSNKAGVDISVPYYWNLAPNYDATFAPRFMGRRGVQLGGEFRYLTPGYRGESRVEWLPRDAVTGEERALGSVQHQQQITPNLYGSLDLNAVSDDQYFEDLSSRLSVASQVNLLREGRLSYVASDWWSASALVQSYQTLSGEDPYRRLPQLLLNANRQDMAAGTVFGFRGEYVQFEHTDSRKPEGSRFTLYPQLSLPFERPGYYVTPKIGVHHTQYALDRDLSGESDSITRSLPIFTLDSGLNFERDTTLFAREYLQTLEPRIYYVRTPYRNQDDIPVFDTARFDFGFAQIFSENLYAGGDRIADANQVTAAVTSRLIDPGTGAERMRATIGQRYYFDEQRVALPGEPRRGERRADMLAAFSGRVTTSSSIDSAWQYNPREQLTERFNFAVRYQPEFAKALNLGYRYSREVLEDLDLSGQWPLGGGWYGVARVTRSLKENRITETIAGLEYDGGCWVVRSAVHRFATNPDDVTEALFVQLELNGLASVGSSPVNLLKRSVAGYGKINEPVSDRVFGAY